A region of Thioalbus denitrificans DNA encodes the following proteins:
- a CDS encoding TolC family protein: MARKVRFAALLVLGLALPLPGSAATTVALTLDTGRLTLDQAIQWALVENPNLSGLHRDLQAEALEREVARGKRMPELTLEGDYTHHSEPTLTHSIHDPGSFPPLDEDTASLGVGLTLPLYAGGRLVAGERRAEHGLQAKSQALAGSRQQLIFDVVTAYTAALQHSEVVTALEHRIRGLEAEDADLALKIKQGTAAPLERMRIQSQISEARYDLATERQSAGDARDQLARLLGSTDPLPPLADIRGLELPLPEDRDAALAQALAGHPDLQRSRAEQLTALDDLHIARGERLPEVRLQARLNGNSGGDLELEDEWQMGVNISVPLFDGAVRSTRVRQAALRRERAQLGIQSSRDAVTLGVRESWGGLTTRRAQLEAAQAGEREAGEALRVETFKFRNGASTVTDLLAAEAALWSATASRIEAEYSIVVEQARLLLAVGHLESDRFGGTRP, translated from the coding sequence GTGGCACGCAAAGTCCGATTCGCCGCCCTGCTGGTGCTGGGCCTGGCACTCCCCCTCCCGGGTTCGGCGGCCACGACGGTCGCGCTGACCCTCGACACCGGGCGTCTGACCCTGGACCAGGCCATTCAGTGGGCACTGGTGGAGAACCCCAATCTCTCCGGCCTGCACCGGGACCTGCAGGCCGAGGCACTGGAGCGGGAGGTGGCCCGCGGCAAGCGGATGCCCGAGTTGACCCTCGAGGGGGACTACACCCACCACTCCGAGCCCACGCTGACCCACTCCATCCATGACCCGGGAAGCTTTCCACCCCTGGACGAGGATACGGCCAGCCTGGGCGTGGGCCTCACCCTGCCCCTCTATGCGGGGGGAAGGCTGGTGGCGGGCGAACGCCGTGCGGAACACGGCCTGCAGGCGAAGTCCCAAGCGCTGGCGGGCTCCCGTCAGCAACTCATCTTCGATGTGGTGACCGCGTATACCGCGGCACTGCAACACAGCGAGGTGGTGACCGCGCTGGAACACCGGATACGTGGACTGGAGGCAGAGGATGCCGACCTGGCACTGAAAATCAAGCAGGGCACCGCGGCGCCGCTGGAGCGGATGCGGATCCAGTCCCAGATTTCCGAAGCGCGCTATGACCTCGCGACGGAACGCCAGAGTGCCGGGGACGCCCGCGATCAACTGGCGCGACTGCTGGGCAGCACCGATCCGCTTCCGCCGCTGGCCGATATCCGCGGCCTGGAATTGCCCCTGCCGGAGGACCGGGATGCCGCCCTGGCCCAGGCCCTGGCAGGCCATCCCGATTTGCAACGCTCCCGGGCCGAGCAGCTCACCGCGCTCGATGATCTCCACATCGCCCGGGGGGAGCGGCTGCCCGAGGTCCGGCTCCAGGCACGGCTGAACGGAAACTCCGGCGGTGATCTGGAACTGGAGGACGAGTGGCAGATGGGGGTGAACATCTCGGTGCCGCTGTTCGATGGCGCCGTGCGCAGCACCCGGGTCCGCCAGGCGGCCCTGCGCCGGGAGCGCGCCCAGCTCGGCATCCAGTCCAGCCGGGACGCGGTCACCCTCGGGGTGCGTGAATCCTGGGGTGGGCTCACCACCCGCCGGGCCCAGCTGGAGGCGGCACAAGCCGGCGAGCGGGAAGCTGGTGAGGCGTTGCGGGTGGAAACCTTCAAGTTCCGCAACGGCGCCAGTACGGTCACCGACCTACTGGCGGCCGAAGCCGCCCTGTGGAGCGCCACGGCCAGCCGCATCGAGGCCGAGTACAGCATCGTAGTGGAGCAGGCGCGACTGCTCCTGGCCGTCGGCCATCTTGAATCGGACCGGTTCGGAGGAACCAGACCATGA
- a CDS encoding HlyD family secretion protein has protein sequence MKVIPLLLSALALILNPGAADAWEWPWSAKEDPDRILASGTVEVTEVLISFPVAGTLDQRLMDEGDAVRRGYPLASLDTREAVLSTIQAQASLSAASARLKELQAGYRREEIAQAEAAVAEARADLQYRRAEARRAEALFEADAISRQKLELEQTAADTAAQRYQSAREKLAMLKAGYRPEQIAAAQAAMEEATAAALAARVRLSDLEAVSPIDGVVLRTHAEPGENLAAGRPVLTVGDLASPWVRVYIPETHIGRIRLGSDAEVTVDSHPDRRFSGRVTYVASEAEFTPKNVQTQEERVKLVFAVDVRVENPEGILKPGMPADVVIHSPANPVTVVN, from the coding sequence ATGAAAGTGATTCCCCTGCTGTTATCCGCCCTGGCCCTCATCCTCAATCCCGGCGCCGCGGACGCCTGGGAGTGGCCCTGGTCAGCGAAGGAGGATCCGGACCGGATTCTCGCCTCCGGCACGGTCGAAGTCACCGAGGTGCTGATCTCCTTTCCCGTGGCCGGCACCCTGGACCAGCGACTCATGGACGAAGGGGATGCGGTCCGTCGGGGCTACCCGCTGGCCTCGCTGGACACCCGTGAGGCCGTGCTCTCCACCATCCAGGCCCAGGCCTCCCTCTCCGCGGCTTCAGCACGGTTGAAGGAACTGCAGGCCGGTTACCGGCGTGAGGAGATCGCCCAGGCGGAGGCGGCAGTGGCCGAGGCACGGGCCGACCTGCAATATCGCCGAGCCGAGGCCCGCCGCGCCGAAGCCCTGTTCGAGGCGGACGCCATCAGCCGGCAGAAGCTCGAACTGGAACAGACCGCAGCCGACACCGCGGCCCAGCGCTACCAGAGCGCCCGTGAAAAGCTGGCCATGCTCAAAGCCGGCTACCGGCCCGAGCAGATCGCCGCGGCCCAGGCGGCAATGGAGGAGGCGACGGCCGCGGCACTGGCCGCGCGGGTACGCCTCTCCGATCTCGAAGCGGTCAGCCCCATTGACGGCGTCGTGCTGCGCACCCATGCCGAGCCGGGCGAAAACCTCGCCGCCGGACGGCCCGTCCTCACTGTGGGGGACCTGGCCAGTCCCTGGGTGCGGGTCTACATCCCGGAGACGCACATCGGCCGCATCCGGCTCGGGAGCGATGCGGAAGTGACCGTGGACTCCCACCCCGACCGGCGCTTCAGCGGCCGGGTCACCTACGTGGCCTCGGAGGCCGAGTTCACCCCGAAGAACGTGCAGACCCAGGAGGAGCGGGTGAAGCTGGTCTTCGCCGTGGATGTCCGGGTGGAGAACCCCGAGGGGATTCTCAAGCCCGGCATGCCCGCGGATGTGGTCATCCATTCCCCCGCGAATCCGGTGACGGTGGTCAACTGA
- a CDS encoding HD-GYP domain-containing protein — protein MTSTAAADRRLLAGLARQHRAALGVYLAVSLVVIGAGELAALRFGFPERFGLAPVLLRLALYIGGSTLLWSLLLGWSRELVARLLGERRRHYEAILTAFNQALGLKDAYSAGHGRRVARYVVILAEALQRPAEEVETIRQAALLHDLGKLGIPDGILTKPGELEGPEWAAVLRHPDQGADILAASPQLRHLAPIVRAHHERLDGSGYPLGLVAGAIPLPARIIAVADVFDALTSDRAYRMAITPAEAAVVIRAAAGSHFDAEVVAVATRADILEQFARSRS, from the coding sequence ATGACCAGCACCGCCGCTGCCGATCGACGCCTGCTGGCAGGACTGGCCCGCCAGCACCGGGCCGCGCTGGGGGTCTACCTGGCGGTCAGCCTGGTGGTCATCGGCGCCGGGGAGCTGGCGGCCCTGCGCTTCGGGTTTCCGGAGCGCTTCGGCCTCGCCCCGGTCCTGCTCCGGCTGGCCCTCTATATCGGCGGCAGCACCCTGCTCTGGTCGTTGCTGCTGGGCTGGAGCCGCGAACTGGTGGCCCGGCTCCTGGGCGAGCGCCGGCGCCACTACGAGGCGATCCTTACGGCCTTCAACCAGGCCCTCGGCCTCAAGGATGCCTACTCCGCGGGCCATGGCCGCCGGGTGGCGCGCTACGTGGTCATTCTTGCCGAGGCGCTTCAGCGCCCCGCGGAGGAGGTGGAGACCATCCGCCAGGCCGCGCTGCTGCACGACCTCGGCAAGCTCGGCATACCCGACGGCATCCTGACCAAGCCGGGCGAGCTGGAGGGCCCCGAATGGGCCGCCGTCCTGCGCCACCCCGACCAGGGGGCCGACATTCTCGCCGCCAGCCCGCAACTGCGGCACCTGGCCCCCATCGTCCGCGCCCACCATGAACGGCTCGACGGGAGCGGCTACCCCCTCGGCCTGGTGGCCGGGGCCATCCCCCTGCCGGCGCGCATCATTGCCGTGGCCGATGTCTTCGACGCCCTCACCAGCGACCGCGCCTACCGCATGGCCATCACCCCGGCCGAGGCGGCGGTGGTCATCCGGGCCGCGGCGGGGAGTCATTTCGACGCGGAAGTGGTGGCCGTGGCGACCCGCGCCGACATCCTCGAACAATTCGCACGGAGCCGGTCATGA
- a CDS encoding ABC transporter ATP-binding protein — MNSAVSTAIRCEGLGRTFDALWAVRGLDLSVARGEVFGLVGPDGAGKTTTLRMLTGILALSEGSARVSGQPLPGGEEAIKNRIGYMSQRFGLYPDLTVEENLRFYADLYRVPRRTRLAMEERLLGFSNLTPFRRRLARNLSGGMKQKLGLACALIHKPEVLFLDEPTNGVDPVSRRDFWRILYSMVKEGVTIFVSTAYLDEAERCSRVGLMHQGRLIRCDTPKRLRETLSGQLLELETDAPRQARELLVERLGSQRVSLFGGHLHLFADDPGTLATARSALSRAGIALRAARPIPASLEDVFIRELALADRDEADGGAGHE; from the coding sequence ATGAATTCCGCTGTATCAACCGCCATTCGCTGCGAGGGGCTGGGCCGGACCTTCGACGCCCTGTGGGCGGTGCGCGGACTCGATCTCTCGGTCGCACGGGGCGAGGTATTCGGCCTCGTGGGGCCCGACGGCGCCGGCAAGACCACCACCCTGCGCATGCTGACCGGCATCCTCGCCCTCTCGGAGGGCAGCGCCCGGGTGAGCGGCCAGCCGCTGCCCGGCGGCGAGGAGGCCATCAAGAACCGCATCGGCTATATGTCCCAGCGCTTCGGCCTCTATCCCGACCTGACCGTGGAGGAGAATCTGCGCTTCTACGCCGATCTCTACCGCGTGCCCCGCCGGACCCGGCTGGCGATGGAGGAGCGGCTGCTGGGATTCAGCAACCTCACGCCGTTCCGCCGGCGCCTGGCGCGTAACCTCTCCGGGGGGATGAAGCAGAAGCTGGGTCTGGCCTGCGCCCTCATCCACAAGCCCGAGGTGCTGTTCCTGGACGAGCCCACCAACGGGGTCGACCCGGTCTCGCGGCGGGATTTCTGGCGCATTCTCTACAGCATGGTCAAGGAGGGGGTCACCATCTTCGTCTCCACCGCCTACCTGGACGAGGCGGAGCGCTGCAGCCGGGTGGGGCTCATGCACCAGGGTCGCCTGATCCGCTGCGACACCCCGAAGCGCCTCCGGGAGACGCTGAGCGGCCAGTTGCTGGAGCTGGAGACGGATGCTCCGCGGCAGGCCCGCGAGTTGCTGGTGGAGCGGCTGGGGTCGCAGCGGGTGAGCCTGTTCGGCGGCCACCTGCACCTGTTCGCCGATGACCCCGGGACACTGGCCACCGCCCGCTCGGCGCTGAGCCGGGCGGGCATCGCCCTGCGCGCGGCACGACCCATCCCCGCCTCCCTGGAGGACGTGTTCATCCGCGAGCTGGCCCTGGCGGACCGTGACGAGGCCGATGGCGGAGCCGGCCATGAGTGA
- a CDS encoding ABC transporter ATP-binding protein: protein MSDELAVTVRDLTRVFGDFVAVDHISLEVPRGSIFGFLGPNGSGKSTTIRMLCGLLLPSGGSGRVLGFDVLREPESIKRRVGYMSQKFSLYDDLRVEENIDFFAGLYNVPRAQRAARKAWVLEMAGLGDKRRALTRDLAAGWKQRLALGCAVLHEPPLLFLDEPTSGVDPLSRRRFWDLIARMAHAGTTVFVTTHYMEEAEYCDALALIYRGRLIAEGAPERLKREAVTRTVLEVRVDQPYAALEALEALPQAAEAALFGDTLHVSVDDADLATAAIRRQLTLENIHLASIEPIVPSMEDAFVSLIEADDALRSAP, encoded by the coding sequence ATGAGTGATGAACTGGCGGTGACGGTGCGCGATCTCACCCGGGTGTTCGGCGACTTCGTGGCCGTCGACCACATCTCCCTGGAGGTGCCGCGCGGCAGCATCTTCGGCTTCCTGGGGCCCAACGGCTCGGGCAAGTCCACCACCATCCGCATGCTCTGCGGCCTGCTGCTGCCCTCCGGCGGCAGCGGCCGGGTACTCGGCTTCGACGTCCTGCGGGAGCCGGAGTCCATCAAGCGCCGGGTGGGCTACATGTCGCAGAAGTTCTCCCTCTACGATGATCTGCGGGTGGAGGAGAACATCGACTTCTTCGCCGGCCTCTACAATGTCCCGCGGGCGCAGCGCGCCGCGCGCAAGGCCTGGGTGCTGGAGATGGCGGGGCTCGGGGACAAGCGCCGCGCCCTCACCCGCGATCTGGCCGCCGGCTGGAAGCAGCGCCTGGCCCTGGGCTGCGCCGTGCTCCACGAACCGCCCCTGCTGTTCCTGGACGAGCCCACCTCGGGGGTGGATCCCCTCTCGCGCCGGCGGTTCTGGGATCTCATCGCCCGCATGGCCCATGCCGGCACCACGGTCTTCGTCACCACCCACTACATGGAGGAGGCGGAGTACTGCGACGCCCTGGCGCTCATCTACCGCGGCCGGCTCATCGCTGAGGGCGCCCCGGAACGCCTGAAGCGCGAGGCGGTGACGCGCACGGTCCTGGAGGTGCGGGTGGACCAGCCCTACGCCGCCCTCGAGGCCCTGGAAGCCCTGCCCCAGGCCGCCGAGGCCGCCCTGTTCGGCGACACCCTGCACGTGAGCGTGGATGACGCGGATCTGGCCACCGCCGCCATCCGCCGCCAGCTCACGCTGGAGAACATCCACCTGGCCTCCATCGAGCCCATCGTCCCGTCCATGGAAGACGCCTTCGTGTCCCTGATCGAGGCCGACGATGCCCTCAGGAGCGCCCCATGA
- a CDS encoding ABC transporter permease yields MNVTRTRFSGRRYLALVRKESLHIRRDPRSLAMAFLMPVLLLVLFGYAITLDVNNLDLAVYDQDRSAASRDYIRAFPASNYFTVVTDAATYAEAEAAVVSGRAHLALVIPTDFSERLDQRRTAAVQVLVDGSDANTATIAIDYAEGVTEGFSADLRGQVELAVENRLRVWYNPELKSRWFIIPGLIAVIMTVITALLTSLTVAREWESGTMEQLIATPIQPLELLLGKMTPYFLIGVFDVLLSIAMAVWVFDVPLRGSLAFLLGSGALFMLGGLGLGILISTAARSQLVASQVAMVATFIPAFLLSGFLYSIDNMPRFLQVITHAVQARYYVTILKAVFLKASPPALLVNELAFLSLFALVVLGVALRKFKKRLD; encoded by the coding sequence ATGAATGTCACCCGGACCCGCTTCAGCGGCCGGCGCTACCTGGCGCTGGTGCGCAAGGAGTCACTGCACATCCGCCGCGACCCGCGCAGCCTCGCCATGGCCTTCCTCATGCCGGTCCTGCTGCTGGTGCTGTTCGGCTACGCCATCACCCTGGACGTGAACAACCTGGATCTGGCCGTCTACGACCAGGATCGCAGTGCCGCCAGCCGCGACTACATCCGCGCGTTCCCCGCCTCGAACTACTTCACCGTGGTCACCGATGCCGCGACCTACGCCGAGGCGGAGGCTGCGGTCGTCTCGGGACGGGCGCACCTGGCACTGGTGATCCCGACCGATTTTTCCGAACGCCTGGACCAGCGGCGCACGGCGGCGGTGCAGGTGCTGGTGGACGGCAGCGACGCCAACACCGCCACCATCGCCATCGACTACGCCGAGGGGGTGACGGAGGGATTTTCCGCCGATCTCAGGGGGCAGGTGGAACTCGCCGTGGAGAACCGCCTGCGGGTCTGGTACAACCCCGAGCTGAAGAGCCGCTGGTTCATCATCCCGGGTCTCATTGCCGTCATCATGACGGTCATCACCGCGCTGCTCACCTCGCTCACCGTCGCCCGGGAGTGGGAATCCGGCACCATGGAGCAGCTCATCGCCACCCCCATCCAGCCCCTGGAGCTGCTGCTGGGAAAGATGACCCCCTACTTTCTCATCGGGGTCTTCGACGTGCTGCTCTCCATCGCCATGGCCGTGTGGGTCTTCGATGTCCCGCTGCGCGGCAGCCTCGCCTTCCTCCTCGGCTCGGGGGCCCTGTTCATGCTCGGCGGCCTGGGACTCGGCATCCTCATCTCCACCGCGGCCCGCTCCCAGCTGGTGGCCAGCCAGGTGGCCATGGTGGCCACCTTCATTCCGGCCTTCCTGCTGTCGGGGTTCCTCTACTCCATCGACAACATGCCGCGCTTCCTCCAGGTCATCACCCACGCGGTGCAGGCCCGCTACTACGTGACCATTCTCAAGGCGGTATTCCTCAAGGCCAGCCCCCCCGCCCTGCTGGTGAACGAGCTGGCCTTCCTGTCGCTGTTCGCCCTGGTGGTCCTGGGCGTGGCGCTGCGCAAGTTCAAGAAGAGACTCGACTGA
- a CDS encoding ABC transporter permease, producing MWERIYRMLIKEFIQVLRDPRMRFLVFVTPVVQLIIFGYAVTTDVEHIKTVVLDQDRSSHSRALEQRFTSSRYFDVLARVESPTRLQEWLDRGEAIMALHIERGFGEDLERGRPTAVQTLVDGTDSNTGTVAMAYAQRIIADYSMSQGGEAVAPPIDLRSRAWYNPDLKSRYYNVPGVIGVLLLLTSLLLTSMAVVREREIGTMEQLMVTPIRPLELILGKTLPFVVISYVDVVLVTVIGVYWFDVPIRGSLPLLFLGAGLYLMSTIGVGLFISTISQTQQQALMSAFFFYLPAVLLSGFMFPIENMPGPAQWITYLNPLRYFLVIIRDLFLKGVGLEVLWPEYLAQALLGLLLLGFSAARFRKRMD from the coding sequence ATGTGGGAACGAATCTACCGGATGCTGATCAAGGAGTTCATCCAGGTGCTGCGGGATCCGCGCATGCGCTTCCTGGTGTTCGTCACGCCCGTGGTCCAGCTCATCATCTTCGGCTACGCCGTGACCACCGACGTGGAGCACATCAAGACCGTGGTGCTGGACCAGGACCGCAGCAGTCACAGCCGTGCCCTGGAGCAGCGTTTCACCAGCTCCCGCTATTTCGATGTGCTGGCCCGGGTGGAGTCGCCGACACGCCTGCAGGAGTGGCTCGACCGGGGCGAGGCGATCATGGCGCTGCACATCGAGCGGGGATTCGGCGAGGACCTGGAGCGTGGGCGCCCGACCGCCGTCCAGACCCTCGTCGACGGTACCGACTCCAACACCGGCACCGTCGCCATGGCCTACGCCCAGCGCATCATCGCCGACTACTCCATGAGCCAGGGCGGAGAGGCCGTCGCCCCGCCCATCGATCTGCGCAGCCGCGCCTGGTACAACCCCGACCTCAAGAGCCGCTACTACAACGTGCCCGGGGTCATCGGTGTGCTGCTGCTGCTCACCTCGCTGCTGCTCACCTCCATGGCGGTGGTGCGGGAACGGGAGATCGGCACCATGGAGCAGCTCATGGTCACCCCCATCCGGCCACTGGAGCTGATCCTGGGCAAGACGCTGCCCTTCGTGGTGATCTCCTACGTGGACGTGGTGCTGGTGACCGTGATCGGGGTCTACTGGTTCGACGTGCCCATCCGTGGGAGCCTGCCGTTGCTGTTCCTCGGCGCCGGCCTCTACCTCATGTCCACCATCGGGGTGGGACTGTTCATCTCCACCATCTCCCAGACCCAGCAGCAGGCACTCATGTCCGCCTTTTTCTTCTACCTGCCGGCGGTGCTCCTCTCCGGGTTCATGTTCCCCATCGAGAACATGCCCGGGCCGGCCCAGTGGATCACCTACCTCAACCCGCTGCGCTACTTCCTGGTGATCATCCGTGACCTGTTCCTCAAGGGCGTGGGTCTGGAGGTGCTGTGGCCGGAGTACCTGGCCCAGGCCCTGCTCGGATTGCTGCTGCTCGGCTTCAGCGCGGCGCGCTTCCGCAAGCGGATGGACTGA
- a CDS encoding patatin-like phospholipase family protein: MGRWKPVALILLELALPACSVYPVNSPATHPPGEENLYEESSHDRSDSLQVILTFSGGGTRAAAFSYGVLEALRDTEIQWEGRRRRLLDEVDLISSVSGGSFTAAYYGLYGERIFTDFEPAFLKRDVQGSLTRRLLNPWNWIRLGSPLYGKSELAADLYDRLLFQGATFADMNRPGAPRVRINATDMTLGTGFSFTQGQFDWICSDLSRFSVARAVAASSAVPVLFSPVALHNHAGTCGFTPPAWVTEALENPGISARRYRQARWQVSYLDTAQRPYLHLLDGGLADNLGVRGALDQLILEGGIWGRMQREGLNSIRQVVFIVVNAEPGLDLRWDRNPGDLALSSIVNSATTVPINRYSFETLELLRSHMELWRREVIQQRCGARPEPGCAEIDFHLVEVNLGSISDPAERARLQGLPTSFRLPAQDVDALRLAARSVLEHSPAYRQLLHALGGASPAGSRRTSTP, encoded by the coding sequence ATGGGGCGGTGGAAACCGGTGGCGCTGATCCTGCTGGAGCTCGCCCTCCCCGCCTGCAGCGTCTACCCGGTCAATTCACCCGCCACGCACCCACCCGGCGAGGAAAACCTGTACGAGGAGTCGTCCCACGACCGTTCCGACTCCCTGCAGGTGATCCTCACCTTCTCCGGCGGCGGCACCCGGGCGGCCGCCTTCAGCTACGGGGTGCTGGAGGCCCTGCGGGATACCGAAATCCAGTGGGAGGGACGCCGGCGCCGGCTGCTGGACGAGGTGGATCTCATCTCCTCGGTCTCCGGCGGCAGTTTCACCGCCGCCTACTACGGACTCTACGGTGAGCGCATCTTCACCGACTTCGAGCCAGCCTTCCTGAAGCGCGATGTCCAGGGCAGCCTCACCCGGCGCCTGCTCAACCCCTGGAACTGGATCCGTCTCGGCTCGCCGCTCTACGGCAAGAGCGAACTGGCCGCCGATCTCTACGACCGGCTGCTGTTCCAGGGGGCCACCTTCGCCGACATGAATCGGCCCGGAGCGCCCCGGGTGCGCATCAACGCCACGGACATGACCCTGGGCACGGGTTTCAGCTTCACCCAGGGCCAGTTCGACTGGATCTGCTCCGATCTCTCCCGCTTCTCCGTGGCCCGGGCCGTGGCGGCCTCATCCGCCGTACCGGTGCTGTTCTCGCCGGTGGCCCTGCACAACCATGCCGGCACCTGCGGCTTCACCCCCCCGGCCTGGGTCACCGAAGCCCTGGAGAATCCCGGGATCTCTGCCCGGCGCTACCGTCAGGCCCGCTGGCAGGTTTCCTACCTGGACACCGCCCAGCGCCCCTACCTGCACCTGCTGGATGGCGGACTGGCGGACAACCTGGGGGTACGTGGCGCACTGGACCAGCTCATCCTGGAAGGGGGCATCTGGGGGCGGATGCAGCGGGAGGGGCTCAATTCCATCCGCCAGGTGGTCTTCATCGTCGTCAACGCCGAACCAGGGCTCGACCTGCGCTGGGATCGCAACCCCGGCGACCTGGCCCTCAGCTCCATCGTCAATTCGGCCACCACGGTTCCCATCAACCGCTACAGCTTCGAGACCCTCGAGCTGTTGCGCTCCCACATGGAACTGTGGCGCCGGGAGGTCATCCAGCAGCGTTGCGGCGCCCGGCCGGAGCCCGGTTGCGCAGAGATCGACTTCCACCTGGTGGAGGTCAACCTGGGGTCCATATCGGATCCCGCCGAGCGCGCCCGTCTGCAGGGCCTGCCCACCTCCTTCCGGCTCCCGGCGCAGGATGTTGATGCCCTGCGCCTGGCCGCCCGCAGCGTGCTCGAGCACTCCCCGGCCTACCGGCAACTGCTGCACGCCCTTGGTGGCGCGTCCCCAGCGGGCAGCCGCCGCACTTCCACCCCCTGA
- a CDS encoding TetR/AcrR family transcriptional regulator: MHPSEHPRGESGSAGSCPAAESILAVAEQLFAERGYEATSMSELAQRAGVSKANIFHHFHSKRELYLAVMQAACKDSRQALLEIRAGNGTTRERLAGFMRRHLRNLLDNEEVSRLVLREVLESGPERGRELAERVFAEGFRQLVETVREGQEHGELRPDIDPALVAHLVISTGVFFFQGRSVARHLHGAGFIDDPDDYAAQVADVLFAGCLAVPGENRSDPRRAARDADK; this comes from the coding sequence ATGCACCCATCAGAACACCCGCGCGGCGAATCCGGCAGCGCCGGTTCCTGCCCCGCCGCCGAGTCCATTCTCGCCGTGGCCGAACAGCTGTTCGCCGAGCGAGGCTACGAGGCCACCTCGATGAGCGAGCTGGCGCAGCGGGCGGGCGTGAGCAAGGCCAACATCTTTCATCACTTCCACTCCAAGCGCGAACTCTACCTGGCGGTGATGCAGGCCGCCTGCAAGGACAGCCGCCAGGCGCTGCTGGAGATACGGGCCGGCAACGGCACCACCCGGGAGCGGCTGGCAGGATTCATGCGCCGGCACCTGCGCAACCTGCTCGACAACGAGGAGGTCTCGCGCCTGGTGCTGCGCGAAGTGCTGGAGTCGGGACCGGAGCGCGGCCGCGAGCTCGCCGAGCGGGTCTTCGCCGAGGGTTTCCGGCAGCTCGTGGAGACGGTCCGCGAGGGACAGGAGCATGGCGAGCTGCGGCCCGACATCGACCCCGCGCTGGTGGCGCATCTCGTCATCAGCACCGGCGTCTTCTTCTTCCAGGGCCGGTCGGTGGCCCGCCACCTGCACGGGGCCGGGTTCATCGACGATCCGGACGACTATGCCGCCCAGGTGGCGGACGTGCTGTTCGCCGGCTGCCTCGCCGTCCCCGGGGAGAACCGTTCGGATCCCCGTCGCGCGGCCCGGGACGCGGACAAGTGA
- a CDS encoding efflux RND transporter periplasmic adaptor subunit — MFKRLILVLLFLALVFGGIGYWKYRQFQQMTAQLTAPRPPATIASVEAKRESWQPTLRSVGSLVAANGIAVTNEVAGIVQEITFESGQRVEEGAVLLRFEDSVERATLESLRADRQLAQAQYKRAAELIPKQAVSKSEFDIAKATFDAAQARVAEQEAVIRKKTVRAPFSGLLGIRQVDTGEFLQVGTPIVELQALNPLYVDYALPERNFRELAVGQEVQLRMDAYPGEAFSGRVSAIDARVDEGTRSISVRATVPNPDGRLRPGMFAEVQTLLPQRDDVVSVPRTAISYNTYGDFAYVIAKGENDALTVQRRQVTTGRVREGWVEIMKGLDAGETVVRAGLVKLRDGQPVTIDNSVELKDAEVGKQ, encoded by the coding sequence ATGTTCAAGCGGCTTATCCTCGTCCTTCTCTTCCTCGCCCTCGTGTTCGGCGGCATCGGCTACTGGAAGTACCGCCAATTCCAGCAGATGACCGCCCAGCTGACCGCCCCCCGCCCGCCGGCGACCATCGCCTCGGTGGAGGCGAAGCGGGAGAGCTGGCAGCCCACCCTGCGCTCGGTCGGCAGCCTGGTGGCCGCCAACGGCATCGCCGTGACCAACGAGGTGGCCGGCATCGTCCAGGAAATCACCTTCGAGTCGGGCCAGCGGGTGGAGGAAGGCGCCGTGCTGCTGCGGTTCGAGGATTCCGTCGAGCGGGCCACCCTGGAATCCCTGCGCGCCGACCGGCAGCTGGCCCAGGCGCAGTACAAGCGCGCCGCCGAGCTCATTCCCAAGCAGGCGGTCTCCAAGTCGGAGTTCGATATCGCCAAGGCGACCTTCGACGCCGCCCAGGCCCGGGTCGCGGAGCAGGAGGCGGTCATCCGCAAGAAAACCGTCCGCGCCCCCTTCTCCGGCCTGCTCGGCATCCGCCAGGTGGATACGGGCGAGTTCCTGCAGGTGGGCACGCCCATCGTCGAGCTGCAGGCGCTGAATCCGCTCTATGTGGACTACGCCCTGCCCGAGCGCAATTTCCGCGAGCTCGCCGTGGGCCAGGAGGTCCAGCTGCGCATGGACGCCTATCCCGGCGAGGCGTTCAGCGGCCGGGTCAGCGCCATCGACGCCCGCGTCGACGAGGGCACCCGCTCCATCTCGGTGCGGGCCACGGTGCCCAACCCGGACGGCCGCCTGCGCCCCGGCATGTTCGCCGAGGTCCAGACCCTGCTCCCGCAGCGGGACGATGTGGTCAGCGTGCCGCGCACCGCCATCAGCTACAACACCTACGGCGATTTCGCCTATGTCATCGCCAAGGGGGAGAACGACGCCCTCACGGTGCAGCGGCGCCAGGTGACCACCGGCCGGGTCCGGGAGGGCTGGGTGGAGATCATGAAGGGGCTGGACGCGGGCGAGACGGTGGTCCGCGCCGGGCTGGTGAAATTGCGTGACGGCCAGCCGGTGACCATCGACAACTCCGTCGAGCTCAAGGACGCGGAGGTCGGCAAGCAATGA